Proteins encoded by one window of Arachis hypogaea cultivar Tifrunner chromosome 1, arahy.Tifrunner.gnm2.J5K5, whole genome shotgun sequence:
- the LOC112695617 gene encoding protein NUCLEAR FUSION DEFECTIVE 2 isoform X1, whose amino-acid sequence MRSSPSFIAFSLLFIALLPSIQAHAPINAHFRSLSPFSSALETLQKQLGYTFKKIGLLRRAMTHASFSEENNKALAVLGGSVIETAVSFKLLSKDIDVSASELNKMVSRVSNVESSCAVDGTRLSLHKVVRVAPNTNASAPSVVCGAFRAIFGAIAIDTGNSDDAGSVFWNLHGDLLGHALSISLPNAHSSSPSCRRISTASLTLLHCAVIIAVRDARQRCLVSSPSCQHCCCAGPQCCRPSSSPHHHFATLPPFLLKPLPSTAPPPTSLPSTASSLAPQNRIRRIVGTKLF is encoded by the exons ATGCGATcgtctccttccttcattgcctTTTCTCTGTTATTCATCGCACTCCTACCCTCTATTCAG GCACACGCACCGATTAACGCTCACTTCAGATCTCTTTCGCCGTTTTCCTCCGCTCTCGAAACCCTCCAGAAACAGCTAGG TTACACTTTCAAGAAAATTGGGCTTCTTCGCCGTGCCATGACCCATGCTTCGTTCTCTGAGGAGAACAACAAAGCCTTGGCAGTTTTGGGCGGCAGTGTCATCGAAACCGCCGTGTCCTTCAAGCTTCTGTCCAAGGACATTGATGTTTCGGCTTCTGAGCTGAACAAAATGGTATCACGAGTCTCAAATGTGGAATCTTCTTGTGCCGTCGATGGAACGCGGCTGAGCTTGCACAAGGTGGTCAGAGTTGCTCCCAACACCAACGCTTCTGCGCCTTCTGTGGTTTGCGGCGCGTTTCGAGCTATCTTTGGTGCCATTGCTATTGATACCGGAAATTCAGATGACGCAGGCAGTGTTTTCTGGAACCTTCATGGTGATCTTCTTGGCCATGCACTATCAAT CAGCCTCCCAAACGCACACTCATCTTCTCCGTCGTGCCGTCGCATCTCCACCGCATCGCTGACTCTTCTCCATTGTGCCGTCATCATTGCCGTTAGAGACGCACGTCAGCGTTGCCTCGTGTCGTCCCCATCGTGCCAACACTGTTGCTGTGCTGGACCTCAGTGCTGCCGCCCTTCATCCAGTCCACACCACCATTTTGCTACGCTGCCACCCTTCCTTCTGAAGCCCTTACCATCCACAGCGCCACCTCCTACATCCCTACCGTCGACGGCGTCGTCACTGGCTCCGCAGAACCGGATTCGTCGCATCGTCGGCACTAAGTTGTTCTAA
- the LOC112695617 gene encoding protein NUCLEAR FUSION DEFECTIVE 2 isoform X3, whose protein sequence is MRSSPSFIAFSLLFIALLPSIQAHAPINAHFRSLSPFSSALETLQKQLGYTFKKIGLLRRAMTHASFSEENNKALAVLGGSVIETAVSFKLLSKDIDVSASELNKMVSRVSNVESSCAVDGTRLSLHKVVRVAPNTNASAPSVVCGAFRAIFGAIAIDTGNSDDAGSVFWNLHGDLLGHALSIVDGKIPTRTALCDGIRG, encoded by the exons ATGCGATcgtctccttccttcattgcctTTTCTCTGTTATTCATCGCACTCCTACCCTCTATTCAG GCACACGCACCGATTAACGCTCACTTCAGATCTCTTTCGCCGTTTTCCTCCGCTCTCGAAACCCTCCAGAAACAGCTAGG TTACACTTTCAAGAAAATTGGGCTTCTTCGCCGTGCCATGACCCATGCTTCGTTCTCTGAGGAGAACAACAAAGCCTTGGCAGTTTTGGGCGGCAGTGTCATCGAAACCGCCGTGTCCTTCAAGCTTCTGTCCAAGGACATTGATGTTTCGGCTTCTGAGCTGAACAAAATGGTATCACGAGTCTCAAATGTGGAATCTTCTTGTGCCGTCGATGGAACGCGGCTGAGCTTGCACAAGGTGGTCAGAGTTGCTCCCAACACCAACGCTTCTGCGCCTTCTGTGGTTTGCGGCGCGTTTCGAGCTATCTTTGGTGCCATTGCTATTGATACCGGAAATTCAGATGACGCAGGCAGTGTTTTCTGGAACCTTCATGGTGATCTTCTTGGCCATGCACTATCAAT
- the LOC112695617 gene encoding protein NUCLEAR FUSION DEFECTIVE 2 isoform X2 has product MRSSPSFIAFSLLFIALLPSIQAHAPINAHFRSLSPFSSALETLQKQLGYTFKKIGLLRRAMTHASFSEENNKALAVLGGSVIETAVSFKLLSKDIDVSASELNKMVSRVSNVESSCAVDGTRLSLHKVVRVAPNTNASAPSVVCGAFRAIFGAIAIDTGNSDDAGSVFWNLHGDLLGHALSILPNAHSSSPSCRRISTASLTLLHCAVIIAVRDARQRCLVSSPSCQHCCCAGPQCCRPSSSPHHHFATLPPFLLKPLPSTAPPPTSLPSTASSLAPQNRIRRIVGTKLF; this is encoded by the exons ATGCGATcgtctccttccttcattgcctTTTCTCTGTTATTCATCGCACTCCTACCCTCTATTCAG GCACACGCACCGATTAACGCTCACTTCAGATCTCTTTCGCCGTTTTCCTCCGCTCTCGAAACCCTCCAGAAACAGCTAGG TTACACTTTCAAGAAAATTGGGCTTCTTCGCCGTGCCATGACCCATGCTTCGTTCTCTGAGGAGAACAACAAAGCCTTGGCAGTTTTGGGCGGCAGTGTCATCGAAACCGCCGTGTCCTTCAAGCTTCTGTCCAAGGACATTGATGTTTCGGCTTCTGAGCTGAACAAAATGGTATCACGAGTCTCAAATGTGGAATCTTCTTGTGCCGTCGATGGAACGCGGCTGAGCTTGCACAAGGTGGTCAGAGTTGCTCCCAACACCAACGCTTCTGCGCCTTCTGTGGTTTGCGGCGCGTTTCGAGCTATCTTTGGTGCCATTGCTATTGATACCGGAAATTCAGATGACGCAGGCAGTGTTTTCTGGAACCTTCATGGTGATCTTCTTGGCCATGCACTATCAAT CCTCCCAAACGCACACTCATCTTCTCCGTCGTGCCGTCGCATCTCCACCGCATCGCTGACTCTTCTCCATTGTGCCGTCATCATTGCCGTTAGAGACGCACGTCAGCGTTGCCTCGTGTCGTCCCCATCGTGCCAACACTGTTGCTGTGCTGGACCTCAGTGCTGCCGCCCTTCATCCAGTCCACACCACCATTTTGCTACGCTGCCACCCTTCCTTCTGAAGCCCTTACCATCCACAGCGCCACCTCCTACATCCCTACCGTCGACGGCGTCGTCACTGGCTCCGCAGAACCGGATTCGTCGCATCGTCGGCACTAAGTTGTTCTAA
- the LOC112695617 gene encoding protein NUCLEAR FUSION DEFECTIVE 2 isoform X5, whose translation MRSSPSFIAFSLLFIALLPSIQAHAPINAHFRSLSPFSSALETLQKQLGYTFKKIGLLRRAMTHASFSEENNKALAVLGGSVIETAVSFKLLSKDIDVSASELNKMVSRVSNVESSCAVDGTRLSLHKVVRVAPNTNASAPSVVCGAFRAIFGAIAIDTGNSDDAGSVFWNLHGDLLGHALSILGIAYRACGGSRGCD comes from the exons ATGCGATcgtctccttccttcattgcctTTTCTCTGTTATTCATCGCACTCCTACCCTCTATTCAG GCACACGCACCGATTAACGCTCACTTCAGATCTCTTTCGCCGTTTTCCTCCGCTCTCGAAACCCTCCAGAAACAGCTAGG TTACACTTTCAAGAAAATTGGGCTTCTTCGCCGTGCCATGACCCATGCTTCGTTCTCTGAGGAGAACAACAAAGCCTTGGCAGTTTTGGGCGGCAGTGTCATCGAAACCGCCGTGTCCTTCAAGCTTCTGTCCAAGGACATTGATGTTTCGGCTTCTGAGCTGAACAAAATGGTATCACGAGTCTCAAATGTGGAATCTTCTTGTGCCGTCGATGGAACGCGGCTGAGCTTGCACAAGGTGGTCAGAGTTGCTCCCAACACCAACGCTTCTGCGCCTTCTGTGGTTTGCGGCGCGTTTCGAGCTATCTTTGGTGCCATTGCTATTGATACCGGAAATTCAGATGACGCAGGCAGTGTTTTCTGGAACCTTCATGGTGATCTTCTTGGCCATGCACTATCAAT
- the LOC112695617 gene encoding protein NUCLEAR FUSION DEFECTIVE 2 isoform X4 — MRSSPSFIAFSLLFIALLPSIQAHAPINAHFRSLSPFSSALETLQKQLGYTFKKIGLLRRAMTHASFSEENNKALAVLGGSVIETAVSFKLLSKDIDVSASELNKMVSRVSNVESSCAVDGTRLSLHKVVRVAPNTNASAPSVVCGAFRAIFGAIAIDTGNSDDAGSVFWNLHGDLLGHALSMYYPQPPHEKLGQTTP; from the exons ATGCGATcgtctccttccttcattgcctTTTCTCTGTTATTCATCGCACTCCTACCCTCTATTCAG GCACACGCACCGATTAACGCTCACTTCAGATCTCTTTCGCCGTTTTCCTCCGCTCTCGAAACCCTCCAGAAACAGCTAGG TTACACTTTCAAGAAAATTGGGCTTCTTCGCCGTGCCATGACCCATGCTTCGTTCTCTGAGGAGAACAACAAAGCCTTGGCAGTTTTGGGCGGCAGTGTCATCGAAACCGCCGTGTCCTTCAAGCTTCTGTCCAAGGACATTGATGTTTCGGCTTCTGAGCTGAACAAAATGGTATCACGAGTCTCAAATGTGGAATCTTCTTGTGCCGTCGATGGAACGCGGCTGAGCTTGCACAAGGTGGTCAGAGTTGCTCCCAACACCAACGCTTCTGCGCCTTCTGTGGTTTGCGGCGCGTTTCGAGCTATCTTTGGTGCCATTGCTATTGATACCGGAAATTCAGATGACGCAGGCAGTGTTTTCTGGAACCTTCATGGTGATCTTCTTGGCCATGCACTATCAAT